Proteins from a genomic interval of Anolis sagrei isolate rAnoSag1 chromosome 1, rAnoSag1.mat, whole genome shotgun sequence:
- the LOC132760898 gene encoding amine sulfotransferase-like isoform X1, with amino-acid sequence MEPSDKYMFKHRGYYFVQDMTTPECIDSLENFEIRDSDVFLVTFPKSGTIWTQNILSLIYHEGHRNGTEDMDLVDRVPWLEYNLRNVDYVKRPSPRLFASHLPYCLLPKGLKNGRGKIIYVARNPKDVLVSYYHFSKFSQKMEEVEDFEVIMERFLAGKVLGNLWVDHVEGWFAQMDNTNILFLTFEEMKKDLRSAILKICNFLGKRLSEEEIDDVVDKASFGKMSADRRTNYTTLSSDTLDVNKGRFLRKGTIGDWKNTMTVAQNERFDSVFKKRMEKLPIKFCWDINDEF; translated from the exons ATGGAGCCATCAGATAAATACATGTTCAAACACAGAGGATACTATTTTGTCCAAGACATGACTACACCAGAATGCATTGATTCACTGGAGAATTTTGAAATCCGGGACAGTGATGTATTTCTGGTCACTTTTCCAAAATCAG GAACCATATGGACACAGAATATTTTGAGCTTGATTTATCATGAAGGCCATCGAAATGGAACTGAAGACATGGACCTGGTAGACAGAGTTCCATGGCTGGAGTACAACCTCCGCAATGTAGATTATGTTAAGCGCCCATCACCTCGTCTCTTTGCCAGCCATCTGCCCTATTGTTTACTGCCAAAGGGATTAAAAAATGGAAGAGGAAAG ATTATTTATGTGGCCAGAAACCCAAAGGATGTCTTGGTATCCTATTatcatttttccaaattttctcaaaaaatggaagaagtggAAGACTTTGAAGTTATTATGGAGAGGTTTTTGGCTGGCAAAG TGTTAGGTAACTTATGGGTAGACCACGTAGAAGGCTGGTTTGCTCAGATGGACAACACCAACATTCTCTTCCTTACGTTTGAAGAAATGAAGAAG GATCTGAGAAGCGCTATATTGAAAATATGCAACTTCTTAGGAAAGAGACTAAGTGAAGAGGAGATAGATGATGTTGTGGATAAAGCTTCATTTGGCAAAATGAGTGCAGATCGTAGAACCAATTATACCACCTTATCCTCTGATACACTAGATGTCAACAAAGGACGCTTTCTGCGCAAAG GTACTATTGGAGACTGGAAAAACACAATGACAGTTGCACAGAATGAAAGATTTGACAGTGTTTTCAAGAAACGGATGGAAAAGCTGCCCATCAAGTTCTGCTGGGATATCAATGATGAATTCTGA